One stretch of Niallia sp. XMNu-256 DNA includes these proteins:
- a CDS encoding iron ABC transporter permease: MSPYKSVRWFKGKISFLLDKRAAKVLTIMVMVAAFIFIISTGIGEMNISPLTVLLVFFGGGTEMEQLVVTSFRLPRIIIALMVGISLAVAGGILQGMIRNPLASPDILGITGGAAVAVVGFLAFFSDENNALTVSIKWMPLAAFIGAGVIAILVYLLAWKNGIAPIRLVLIGIGISALMQALTTLMMILGPIYRASQANIWITGTVHGSTWDHVSILLPCTVILVTVALMMVRNMNVQELGDEIATGVGSHVQRQRFFLMMISTALIGSSVAFAGGIGFVGLMAPHMARRLVGSSFGALLPVSALIGGILVMLADLVGRTLFSPLEIPAGVFTSAIGAPYFIYLLFKTRNS, translated from the coding sequence ATGAGTCCTTATAAAAGTGTCAGATGGTTTAAAGGAAAAATCTCCTTTCTTTTGGATAAACGGGCCGCAAAAGTATTAACCATTATGGTCATGGTGGCTGCATTCATTTTTATTATCAGTACGGGAATTGGTGAGATGAACATTAGCCCTCTCACGGTTTTACTAGTCTTTTTTGGTGGGGGTACGGAGATGGAACAACTCGTTGTAACGTCCTTTCGCTTACCAAGAATTATTATTGCACTTATGGTAGGGATTTCATTGGCTGTTGCAGGTGGAATCTTGCAAGGAATGATTCGAAACCCGTTAGCCTCTCCTGATATTTTAGGAATTACTGGCGGGGCAGCAGTAGCTGTTGTTGGGTTTTTGGCCTTTTTCAGTGATGAGAATAACGCTTTAACCGTAAGTATTAAATGGATGCCATTAGCTGCCTTTATAGGTGCTGGTGTCATTGCGATCCTAGTTTATTTGTTAGCATGGAAAAATGGAATAGCACCTATACGCCTTGTATTAATAGGGATTGGGATATCAGCGCTTATGCAAGCCCTCACGACTTTAATGATGATTTTAGGTCCGATTTATCGGGCAAGTCAGGCAAATATTTGGATTACCGGAACTGTACATGGGTCCACTTGGGATCATGTTAGTATTTTGCTTCCTTGTACGGTCATTCTTGTCACGGTCGCTTTGATGATGGTAAGAAACATGAATGTACAAGAACTTGGTGATGAGATTGCGACTGGGGTAGGGAGTCATGTTCAACGACAGCGTTTTTTCCTCATGATGATCAGTACGGCGCTCATAGGAAGTTCTGTTGCTTTTGCCGGGGGGATTGGGTTCGTTGGATTAATGGCACCGCATATGGCAAGAAGACTTGTAGGCTCTTCTTTTGGTGCTTTGTTACCTGTTTCAGCATTAATCGGAGGCATTCTTGTTATGCTGGCGGACTTGGTTGGTAGAACGTTATTTTCTCCATTAGAAATTCCTGCAGGGGTATTTACCTCGGCAATCGGAGCACCTTATTTTATATACTTATTGTTTAAAACTCGGAATTCATAG
- a CDS encoding ABC transporter ATP-binding protein has protein sequence MAQAIETKGLTLSYGDTIIIDELNLNIPKGEITVFIGGNGCGKSTLLRSIARLLKPKAGAVLLEGNAIAKMSTKEVAKQMAILPQSSVAPEGLSVLQLVKQGRYPHQTWLKQWAKEDEKKVNRALAATGIEDLKDRAVDSLSGGQRQRAWIAMTLAQDTDIILLDEPTTYLDMTHQIEILDLLFDLNENEQRTIVMVLHDLNLACRYAHNIVAIKDQKIFAQGKPENVINRKLVKSVFGMDCEITFDPLFGTPLCIPHGKGRYIYKGAV, from the coding sequence ATGGCACAGGCAATTGAAACGAAAGGTCTAACTCTTTCATATGGAGATACCATCATTATTGATGAGTTAAATCTTAACATTCCAAAAGGTGAAATTACCGTTTTTATTGGCGGAAATGGCTGTGGAAAGTCTACGCTTCTTCGCTCAATAGCACGCTTATTAAAACCGAAAGCAGGGGCTGTTTTATTAGAAGGAAATGCAATTGCAAAAATGTCAACGAAGGAGGTTGCCAAGCAAATGGCTATTCTTCCTCAGTCATCCGTTGCACCCGAAGGTCTCAGTGTTCTACAGCTAGTTAAGCAAGGGCGCTATCCCCATCAAACATGGCTAAAGCAGTGGGCAAAGGAAGATGAGAAGAAAGTAAACAGGGCATTAGCTGCGACAGGAATAGAAGATTTAAAGGATCGGGCTGTTGATTCCTTATCTGGCGGGCAACGTCAAAGAGCATGGATTGCAATGACATTAGCACAGGATACGGATATTATCCTGCTTGATGAACCGACAACATACCTTGATATGACACATCAAATTGAAATATTGGATTTGTTATTTGATTTAAATGAAAATGAACAAAGAACGATTGTCATGGTTCTTCATGATTTAAATTTGGCATGTCGTTATGCCCATAATATTGTTGCAATCAAAGACCAAAAAATCTTTGCACAGGGAAAGCCGGAAAATGTTATTAATCGTAAACTAGTTAAGAGTGTATTTGGTATGGATTGTGAAATTACCTTTGACCCATTGTTTGGAACTCCACTTTGTATTCCACACGGAAAAGGAAGATATATTTACAAAGGGGCCGTATGA
- a CDS encoding IucA/IucC family protein, whose protein sequence is MGSIQIECTRVIEKEDFDVEELKTLAYIRSKEPVLEESFLANLEAGRRGIFQRLFQALIREKLIEEERVSWIEGDGTSICIQLSSGKILQVEVKKRHSLGRFDVGGDAVVYGHEYSRVLTHPVELLELLRQEGLLNEVPEEQFQRFKMEIQNGVANLTLALVGAARRKRDLITIAKSINIQTSLDWVIKQSKDNEKFSPLAFYEQWVVEGHSLHPGAKTKFGLDVADVIRYSPEWGATPEVAVVAVLKDYCQTTSIDDYTVTTRLYQEYEGLQSFVENTLHNQGLNPAHFELIPVHPWQFDHAVYSLYKKEIEQKIIVPISDFRIATQSLVSFRSLAPLQKLGQGRHHIKTAVNIQTTSAVRIVSPNSVVNGPILSKILGNIQERENHFWGSFVVLQERAGVYFQPIKPTLSEEERWTLQANLASIMRENPENYVKNEKEIPMAAAALIAESPISGKPIAIELIEELAGYYGLSDVREAAVLFIQRYAQASLPGFLTLMVRYGISLEGHMQNSVSVFRNGELVRILLRDFGGARILPERLQKQGFQAEFYPRSSIVTDKVVELRNIISYSVMQNHFAELITCIVRALGIDEEKLWKQVVAVCKVVFEELKKDPSIAEQAIADEQALFQPMINLKALTTMRLRGDITDYSFIEVPNPMMEWKGETQS, encoded by the coding sequence ATGGGTTCAATACAAATCGAATGCACTCGAGTAATCGAAAAAGAGGATTTTGATGTGGAAGAGTTAAAAACGTTAGCTTACATCAGGAGTAAAGAGCCTGTTTTGGAAGAATCGTTCCTGGCAAATCTAGAGGCAGGACGAAGGGGGATCTTTCAACGTCTATTTCAGGCACTTATACGAGAAAAGCTAATTGAAGAAGAGAGAGTCTCATGGATAGAAGGAGATGGGACAAGTATCTGCATTCAGCTGTCTAGTGGAAAAATACTGCAAGTTGAAGTTAAGAAGCGACATTCACTTGGAAGATTCGATGTGGGGGGTGATGCTGTAGTTTATGGTCATGAGTATTCTAGAGTACTTACACATCCTGTTGAACTTCTAGAGTTGCTGAGGCAAGAAGGATTATTAAACGAAGTACCGGAAGAGCAATTTCAACGATTTAAAATGGAGATTCAAAATGGAGTGGCCAATCTAACCTTAGCACTGGTAGGTGCTGCCCGAAGAAAAAGGGACTTAATTACAATTGCCAAATCAATAAATATACAGACCTCACTCGACTGGGTGATTAAACAGAGTAAGGACAATGAGAAATTTAGTCCATTGGCTTTTTATGAACAATGGGTCGTAGAAGGTCATTCTTTACACCCTGGGGCAAAGACAAAGTTTGGTCTTGATGTAGCAGATGTCATCCGGTATTCACCAGAATGGGGTGCCACTCCAGAAGTAGCTGTTGTGGCGGTTCTAAAAGATTACTGTCAAACCACTTCCATTGATGACTACACCGTAACCACTCGTCTATATCAAGAGTATGAAGGCTTACAATCATTTGTTGAAAATACATTACATAATCAGGGATTAAATCCTGCCCATTTCGAATTGATTCCTGTACATCCGTGGCAGTTTGATCATGCCGTATACTCCCTATACAAAAAAGAAATCGAACAGAAAATCATAGTTCCTATTTCAGACTTCCGTATTGCGACACAGTCATTAGTTTCTTTTCGTTCGTTAGCTCCCCTCCAAAAACTTGGACAGGGAAGGCATCATATAAAAACAGCCGTCAATATACAAACCACTAGTGCTGTACGTATTGTATCACCTAATTCTGTGGTAAATGGGCCAATCCTTTCAAAAATATTAGGTAACATTCAAGAAAGGGAAAATCACTTTTGGGGAAGCTTTGTTGTTCTTCAAGAACGTGCAGGTGTTTATTTCCAACCAATAAAACCAACATTGTCGGAGGAGGAGCGCTGGACACTACAGGCTAATTTGGCATCAATTATGCGGGAGAATCCGGAGAACTATGTTAAAAACGAAAAAGAAATTCCAATGGCTGCCGCAGCGCTAATAGCAGAGTCACCAATAAGTGGCAAACCTATAGCAATTGAATTAATTGAGGAGTTAGCTGGTTACTATGGTTTATCTGATGTCAGAGAGGCGGCAGTTTTATTTATTCAAAGATATGCGCAAGCATCGTTACCGGGCTTTTTAACCCTGATGGTACGATATGGAATTAGTTTAGAAGGTCACATGCAAAATAGTGTCTCTGTTTTTCGGAATGGAGAGTTAGTGCGTATTCTTTTGAGAGACTTCGGGGGTGCACGAATTTTACCAGAAAGATTGCAAAAACAAGGATTTCAAGCAGAGTTTTATCCTAGATCCTCCATTGTAACAGATAAGGTAGTTGAATTAAGAAATATTATTTCATACTCGGTTATGCAAAACCATTTTGCTGAATTGATCACATGCATTGTTCGTGCTCTAGGAATCGATGAAGAGAAGCTTTGGAAGCAGGTAGTTGCCGTATGTAAAGTTGTGTTTGAAGAACTTAAAAAAGACCCATCTATTGCAGAACAAGCTATAGCCGATGAACAGGCTCTTTTTCAACCTATGATTAACCTAAAGGCTCTTACGACGATGCGACTGCGAGGAGATATTACTGACTATTCATTTATAGAGGTTCCGAATCCTATGATGGAATGGAAAGGAGAGACTCAGTCATGA
- a CDS encoding IucA/IucC family protein: MRASIHQLLETDILRTEYTNFRQGLMLQDEIKILTFLKNNYPDMVSPYVSALTKGRLGILRRLTESMLREDIMGLATSSHDLYVIDSIHALNVQAIDEYWQMIIGTLHTYGLESGKIYKLYSLSVKECLVIPISRTYAFNRVEVNGAILHASKDGVRTIEHSIELLQLLREKEEFHPERKESGWVKLAEELINGSANLALSYAYWDEKKKKLQQKAKEQGITTAIDWVLSQKRENRTFDSSLFFEQLSVEGHNLHPGTKTKIGMEPEDVFRYAPEFDGVAAIKFVGIRKDYAEWNVITENKEDANAFLFKQYPELPKVVEREFTEQGLCMNDYLFVPVHPWQLEKSIPDIYDLEIKNQIVVPIHDFTVSSGATSSFRTVVPLAKGEITKYAIKVAVNSQMTSTVRSISPNTTNNATVFTRLIRSIMQEEQGLLKTFVPVCECAGFNFKMKATEVNELKCRNLSAVIRETVETFVALDEVAIVGSSLFAESPITEKPILIELIERSAENRKGTSLRKAAFQFFSEYVSIALPGFLTLMVKYGIGLEGHLQNSVMVFKEGRPVRLLFRDWGGTRIYRNRLQAHQVQVPFYPGSVTVTDSLKEMHNKVFYTVFQNHCGELTLQISKHFGLGEGELWQEIYRICEKVFDQLESDPQYAESVCLDREALFQAEVDHKALTKMRLEPEGKAYSYAIVPNPLHEFRRKE, encoded by the coding sequence ATGAGGGCAAGTATACACCAACTTCTGGAGACCGATATTTTACGTACAGAATATACGAATTTCAGACAAGGGCTTATGTTGCAAGATGAAATAAAAATACTTACTTTTTTGAAAAATAATTACCCTGATATGGTATCTCCATATGTGTCAGCTCTCACAAAAGGGCGCCTTGGGATTTTACGTCGGTTAACAGAGTCCATGTTACGTGAGGATATTATGGGGCTTGCCACAAGTTCACATGATTTGTATGTTATTGACTCTATTCATGCTTTAAATGTTCAAGCCATTGATGAGTATTGGCAAATGATTATTGGAACCCTCCATACATACGGCTTAGAGAGTGGAAAAATATATAAGTTATATTCTCTTTCTGTGAAAGAGTGTCTCGTAATTCCTATAAGTCGAACCTATGCATTTAATCGAGTAGAAGTAAATGGAGCGATTTTACATGCTTCCAAAGATGGAGTTAGAACAATCGAACACTCGATTGAACTGCTCCAGTTGCTGCGTGAAAAGGAAGAGTTTCATCCTGAAAGGAAGGAAAGTGGTTGGGTGAAACTAGCGGAGGAATTAATAAATGGAAGTGCGAATTTGGCGCTTTCCTATGCTTATTGGGACGAGAAGAAAAAGAAGCTTCAGCAAAAAGCAAAAGAACAAGGAATCACCACAGCGATCGATTGGGTACTGTCCCAAAAGAGAGAAAATCGTACGTTTGATTCAAGTTTGTTTTTTGAACAATTATCCGTAGAAGGACATAACCTTCATCCAGGTACAAAAACGAAAATAGGCATGGAACCGGAAGATGTATTTCGTTACGCACCAGAATTCGATGGAGTAGCAGCTATAAAGTTTGTCGGAATTCGGAAGGATTATGCGGAGTGGAATGTTATCACCGAAAATAAAGAGGATGCCAATGCATTTCTTTTTAAACAGTATCCAGAATTACCAAAGGTGGTAGAACGAGAATTCACTGAACAAGGTCTTTGTATGAACGATTATTTGTTCGTTCCCGTGCATCCCTGGCAACTAGAAAAATCAATACCAGATATCTATGACTTAGAAATAAAGAATCAGATCGTGGTTCCTATACATGACTTCACCGTTTCAAGTGGGGCAACATCTTCTTTTAGAACTGTTGTACCTCTTGCGAAGGGGGAGATAACAAAATATGCCATCAAAGTAGCAGTAAACAGTCAGATGACTTCTACTGTTCGCTCCATATCTCCAAACACTACAAACAACGCAACTGTTTTTACTCGACTCATTCGTTCCATTATGCAAGAAGAACAAGGTCTTTTGAAAACGTTTGTACCTGTTTGTGAGTGTGCAGGATTTAATTTCAAAATGAAAGCAACAGAAGTAAATGAGCTAAAATGCAGAAATCTATCTGCTGTGATACGTGAGACTGTAGAAACATTTGTAGCTTTGGATGAAGTAGCGATCGTTGGAAGCTCACTTTTTGCTGAATCACCCATCACGGAGAAGCCTATTCTTATTGAATTAATTGAAAGGTCTGCTGAAAATAGGAAGGGAACGTCACTTCGTAAGGCGGCATTTCAGTTCTTCTCAGAATATGTTTCCATCGCACTTCCAGGTTTTCTTACCCTCATGGTAAAGTATGGGATTGGTTTAGAGGGTCACTTGCAAAACAGTGTGATGGTCTTTAAAGAGGGACGTCCTGTTCGTTTGCTGTTTCGTGATTGGGGAGGAACGAGAATTTATCGAAATAGGCTTCAAGCACATCAAGTTCAAGTACCATTTTATCCTGGTTCCGTTACGGTTACGGACAGTCTAAAGGAAATGCATAATAAGGTATTTTATACGGTATTCCAGAATCATTGCGGGGAGTTGACACTGCAAATATCCAAGCATTTTGGTTTGGGAGAAGGAGAGCTATGGCAGGAGATTTATCGGATTTGTGAAAAAGTATTTGATCAACTTGAATCCGACCCCCAATATGCAGAAAGTGTATGTTTAGACAGGGAAGCATTGTTCCAAGCTGAAGTCGATCACAAGGCACTGACTAAAATGCGCTTAGAACCTGAAGGGAAGGCATATTCCTATGCCATCGTCCCTAATCCTCTTCACGAATTTAGGAGGAAGGAATAA
- a CDS encoding MFS transporter codes for MAQIDVQIQKSPSFALHSRTFRIFMTGSLVTRVGDWMDLVALNWAVLQFTNSPIHLGIINACRLVPAFLLSIPAGILADRYDRRKLLIWLQIGMMLLTFCLGYLVEAGPPFWVFAFVVTLRSMLAAMDPPIRNALVPNLVPQSSMASAIAINTMVINLSRIIGPALAGALIAMIDIAQLFYINAWGTLGVLVSLLMIRTYNFPIYDKKKGKKTTLREAVDYVKSQPSVQSLLILAIVPMVFGFPYTTMLPLFSRDLLNLGPGGFGILLSVSSVGAIVGTTWLSLGKEIKAAGKWLIYSIIGFGISLLLFIGTRNLFVAGAAMFFVGLTSQIYRTLSRITLQMYVPDQLRGRILSIALMDRGFIPLGAILIGVVATWAGTQWAGVVMGLGCIGITLVIVIIRRQILKL; via the coding sequence ATGGCACAAATAGATGTTCAGATTCAAAAGTCTCCAAGCTTTGCCCTTCACTCAAGAACATTCAGAATTTTTATGACTGGAAGTTTGGTAACACGGGTAGGAGATTGGATGGATTTAGTCGCTTTAAATTGGGCGGTATTACAATTCACGAACTCACCAATTCATTTGGGGATTATCAATGCTTGCCGTTTAGTTCCTGCTTTTTTACTGAGTATACCGGCGGGTATTTTGGCTGATCGATATGATAGAAGAAAATTACTCATTTGGCTTCAGATAGGAATGATGTTGTTGACGTTTTGCCTTGGCTATCTTGTCGAGGCAGGACCGCCCTTTTGGGTTTTTGCGTTCGTTGTTACACTCCGATCCATGCTCGCAGCGATGGACCCGCCTATTCGGAATGCGTTAGTTCCCAATCTCGTGCCTCAAAGCTCTATGGCAAGTGCTATCGCAATTAATACGATGGTCATTAATCTTTCTCGTATTATTGGACCAGCGCTTGCAGGGGCATTAATTGCCATGATTGATATTGCTCAATTATTTTATATTAATGCGTGGGGGACGTTAGGTGTACTAGTCTCTTTACTGATGATTCGCACTTATAATTTTCCAATTTATGATAAAAAGAAAGGGAAGAAAACAACTCTTCGTGAGGCAGTAGATTATGTAAAAAGTCAGCCCTCTGTTCAATCCTTACTCATTTTAGCGATTGTTCCAATGGTATTTGGTTTTCCCTACACAACCATGTTACCGTTGTTTTCTAGAGATCTTTTAAACCTTGGACCTGGAGGTTTTGGAATACTTTTATCGGTTTCATCTGTCGGTGCAATAGTCGGTACGACATGGCTCTCTCTTGGTAAAGAGATCAAGGCAGCGGGAAAGTGGTTGATTTATTCCATTATAGGTTTTGGAATTTCTTTACTTCTCTTCATAGGAACTAGAAATTTGTTCGTAGCAGGTGCCGCAATGTTTTTTGTTGGATTAACGAGTCAAATCTACCGAACATTAAGCCGTATTACTTTACAGATGTATGTACCCGATCAACTACGTGGGAGGATTTTAAGCATTGCTTTAATGGATAGAGGTTTTATTCCTTTAGGAGCAATACTCATTGGGGTTGTTGCCACATGGGCTGGAACTCAATGGGCAGGTGTTGTAATGGGATTAGGTTGTATTGGCATAACCTTGGTTATTGTCATAATAAGGCGCCAGATTTTGAAATTGTAA
- a CDS encoding type III PLP-dependent enzyme, protein MIEKIVQSLRMEREDPFCAYLYDLSKLRHHVNNLVTTLPPSCSLFYAIKANSDETLLKTLAPIVHGFEVASLGEIEKVRTVDKKIPILFGGPGKTQEEIKEAIRYGVTLLHVESLHELQLVNHIASQIGTTVSILLRVNLRRSVPNAQLKMAGVPTQFGIDEQEVPIAIALAKSFPNVKLLGFHFHAMSNNMVSKAHAYFVDHCFELAKIWKKEWGIDISYVNVGGGIGINYQKIEEQFDWDDFTMGLNRVLEKHKDAKWRTFFECGRYITSSCGYYAAEVLDIKQNHDQYFCVLRGGSHHLRLPAAWKQSHPFTIVPVEKWPYPFERPEVSKAMITVAGELCTPNDVLARDVSVSRVRIGDILLFSYAGAYGWAISHHDFLSHSHPEHFYIESGSIIDGPVLVQKI, encoded by the coding sequence ATGATAGAAAAAATCGTCCAATCTCTCAGAATGGAACGAGAGGATCCTTTTTGTGCTTATTTATATGACTTATCGAAACTACGTCATCATGTAAATAATTTAGTGACAACTCTTCCGCCAAGTTGTAGTTTATTTTATGCCATTAAAGCAAACTCAGATGAAACTCTTCTTAAAACATTGGCTCCAATTGTACATGGGTTTGAAGTAGCTTCACTAGGAGAGATTGAGAAAGTTAGAACGGTGGATAAGAAAATCCCCATCCTGTTCGGCGGACCAGGGAAAACACAAGAGGAGATTAAAGAGGCAATTCGTTACGGAGTTACTTTACTCCATGTCGAGAGTTTACATGAATTACAGTTGGTGAATCATATTGCCAGTCAAATAGGAACAACAGTTTCTATTTTGCTGCGTGTCAATCTGCGTCGTTCCGTTCCGAACGCACAATTGAAAATGGCAGGCGTGCCGACACAATTTGGAATTGATGAGCAAGAAGTGCCCATTGCGATTGCTTTAGCAAAATCTTTCCCGAATGTGAAACTCCTTGGTTTCCATTTTCATGCCATGTCCAATAATATGGTTTCCAAAGCCCATGCTTACTTTGTTGATCATTGTTTCGAACTAGCAAAAATATGGAAAAAAGAGTGGGGTATAGACATCTCTTATGTTAATGTAGGCGGAGGTATTGGAATTAACTATCAAAAGATAGAAGAGCAGTTTGATTGGGACGACTTTACAATGGGTTTAAATAGAGTATTAGAAAAGCACAAAGATGCGAAATGGCGGACGTTTTTTGAATGTGGTCGTTACATTACTTCTTCATGTGGCTACTATGCAGCAGAGGTATTGGATATCAAACAAAATCATGATCAGTATTTTTGTGTACTTCGTGGGGGAAGTCATCACTTAAGACTCCCAGCAGCATGGAAACAAAGTCATCCTTTTACAATCGTACCAGTAGAAAAGTGGCCATATCCTTTCGAACGTCCTGAAGTAAGCAAGGCTATGATTACTGTAGCAGGGGAACTATGCACTCCTAACGATGTACTAGCAAGAGATGTATCTGTTTCACGGGTAAGAATTGGAGATATTCTTCTTTTCAGTTATGCAGGAGCCTATGGATGGGCAATTTCTCACCATGATTTTCTCAGTCATTCGCATCCGGAGCACTTCTACATAGAATCTGGATCCATTATTGATGGACCTGTTCTGGTACAAAAAATCTAG
- a CDS encoding metal ABC transporter substrate-binding protein, with the protein MKLKYISFGFILVLSIFLVSCNTKQTTTSNENETETKQRDAAETLKVYTTLYPLEDFTNKIGGKYVDVESIMPAGTDAHTFEPTTRQMMTIAEADAFIYNGLGMEPFAEKMAEALVNEKVKMVEATHGIKTIAHGEEHSEEAAHAYKELHSEEAHEHEEEQHSESNPHGHDHGDFDPHVWLDPYRSITLAENIKNTLVELKPDAKEEFEKNFESLKTELQKLDEEFHQLAESKDNPEMIVSHAAYGYWEDVYGIHQIPVTGLSPSVEPSQKELEIIIQMANEKQIKYILFEQNVTPRVAEIIQKEINAEPLYLHNLESLTEEDRQNGEDYFSLMRKNLEALNKALK; encoded by the coding sequence ATGAAATTAAAATACATATCATTTGGATTTATTTTAGTCCTATCTATCTTTCTAGTAAGCTGTAACACTAAACAGACTACTACATCTAATGAAAACGAAACAGAAACTAAACAACGGGACGCAGCAGAGACATTAAAGGTTTACACAACGCTTTATCCGTTGGAGGATTTTACGAATAAGATTGGCGGCAAGTATGTAGATGTTGAAAGTATTATGCCTGCTGGAACTGATGCTCACACTTTTGAACCAACAACAAGACAAATGATGACAATAGCAGAAGCAGATGCCTTTATTTATAATGGCTTGGGAATGGAACCTTTTGCTGAAAAAATGGCGGAGGCTCTCGTTAACGAAAAAGTGAAAATGGTAGAAGCTACCCACGGTATTAAAACCATTGCTCATGGTGAAGAACATTCAGAGGAAGCAGCGCACGCTTACAAAGAACTACATTCAGAAGAGGCGCATGAACACGAAGAAGAACAACATTCGGAAAGTAATCCACACGGGCATGACCACGGGGACTTTGACCCTCATGTATGGCTAGATCCTTATCGTTCTATTACTCTCGCTGAAAACATTAAAAATACTCTTGTTGAGTTAAAACCTGATGCAAAAGAAGAGTTTGAAAAAAATTTTGAATCATTAAAAACTGAACTGCAAAAGCTAGACGAAGAGTTTCATCAATTAGCAGAATCTAAGGATAACCCTGAGATGATTGTCTCTCATGCTGCTTATGGATATTGGGAAGACGTTTATGGTATTCATCAAATTCCAGTAACTGGTCTTTCCCCTTCGGTTGAACCATCTCAAAAAGAGCTTGAGATAATTATTCAAATGGCAAATGAAAAACAAATTAAATACATTCTCTTTGAACAAAATGTAACGCCAAGAGTGGCTGAGATAATTCAAAAAGAAATTAATGCTGAACCTCTTTACTTACACAACCTAGAATCTTTAACAGAAGAAGATAGACAAAATGGAGAAGATTATTTTAGCTTAATGAGAAAAAACCTTGAAGCATTAAATAAGGCTTTAAAATAG
- the thiT gene encoding energy-coupled thiamine transporter ThiT: MKKLGLLAMIEAAFFAVFAFILDLLPSIKLSPWISISFAMVPIFILAFRWGVKVSLLSGFLWGLLQVAMGDTYFLTPMQFIIEYFLAFAFVGLAGLFYKIIQRHFQNGDKKKAIYWIVLATFVGSLARYFWHFVAGVIFWGEYAPEGMSPVFYSLIVNGGTMLGAFILCSVVLVLLLGRAPRIIHRKGSAITTQQKSAL; this comes from the coding sequence ATGAAAAAATTAGGGTTATTGGCCATGATAGAGGCTGCTTTTTTCGCAGTATTTGCATTTATACTTGATCTATTACCTTCCATCAAACTTTCACCGTGGATATCAATTTCGTTTGCGATGGTACCTATTTTTATTCTGGCTTTTCGTTGGGGCGTTAAGGTAAGCCTCCTTTCTGGTTTTTTATGGGGGTTATTGCAAGTTGCAATGGGCGATACTTACTTTCTTACACCCATGCAATTCATTATTGAATACTTTTTAGCCTTTGCTTTTGTCGGACTGGCTGGACTTTTTTATAAAATTATTCAAAGACATTTTCAAAATGGTGATAAGAAAAAAGCAATATATTGGATAGTCTTAGCAACATTTGTAGGAAGTTTAGCTCGTTATTTTTGGCATTTTGTTGCAGGGGTTATTTTCTGGGGGGAATATGCACCAGAAGGAATGTCACCTGTTTTCTATTCACTTATCGTTAATGGAGGAACAATGTTAGGCGCCTTTATCTTATGCTCGGTGGTACTAGTCCTTTTATTAGGTAGAGCACCTAGAATCATTCATCGAAAAGGCTCAGCTATTACAACTCAACAAAAAAGCGCATTATAA
- a CDS encoding PIG-L family deacetylase: MKDKVLYLVPHEDDELLIYGVSILSHLWEGYDVHVVLLTDGSADGSIETVNSKLSTPLSRKEFSEARRREFKQSTTNLGVKESNIHLYNYTDGKLQVVDVKRVARGFLNRFPDIKFRVLSYLDEHPDHAATGEALQQMYESGEVRDVRFYLKELQFKDEHSPDIAYEKYKPEFEAFLKAAAQSYNLWNPEQGWYAIGHTSVPSFMDDIEKEPESKYHEPGYKR; encoded by the coding sequence ATGAAAGACAAGGTATTATATTTAGTGCCCCATGAAGATGATGAATTGCTAATATATGGAGTTAGTATATTGAGCCATCTTTGGGAAGGCTATGATGTTCACGTAGTATTGCTTACAGACGGGAGTGCAGATGGGTCAATAGAAACCGTGAATAGTAAACTATCAACTCCTTTAAGTAGAAAGGAATTCTCTGAAGCGAGAAGACGTGAGTTTAAGCAGAGTACAACAAATTTAGGAGTCAAAGAGAGTAACATACATCTATATAACTATACTGATGGTAAATTACAGGTTGTTGATGTTAAGCGAGTAGCTAGGGGTTTTTTAAATCGATTCCCTGATATTAAATTCAGAGTTCTATCATATCTAGATGAGCATCCTGATCATGCTGCTACAGGAGAAGCATTACAGCAAATGTATGAATCCGGAGAGGTTAGGGATGTTAGATTTTACCTAAAAGAGTTACAATTCAAAGATGAACATAGTCCAGATATCGCTTATGAAAAATACAAACCAGAGTTCGAAGCATTTTTAAAAGCAGCAGCACAATCATACAACCTATGGAACCCTGAACAGGGATGGTACGCCATAGGTCATACATCCGTACCGTCTTTTATGGATGACATAGAAAAAGAACCAGAAAGTAAATATCACGAGCCTGGATACAAGAGATAA